GCCCGCGCCGTGGTCCACCCACGGTCTGTTCGGACCTCGGCCGCGTCGGGCGTCAGAGCAACCAGCCCGCCACCAGCATGCTTGCTCGCTGGGCGAGGTTCAGCCCCAGCGAGATGATCCCGCTGAAGAGACCGAGCATGGCCATGATGATCAGCACCGCGAAGGCGCCGGTCTGCACGCGCGGTTCGAGCAGCCACTTCTCCAGCGGCGGCACGAGCGCACCGAGAATGCGACTTCCGTCGAGCGGCGGAAGGGGCAGCATGTTGAAGAGCGCCAGCGTGATATTCAATGATGCGCCAACGATCAGGAAGGTGTAGACGCCGGCAAGAGTCTGGGGCGAGCCCGTGCCAAATCGCATCCACAGCGCCGTGAGGAGAATCAGCGCCAGCGCGAGGCCGATGTTCACGAGCGGGCCTGCCACGGCGACAATCGCTTCCGAGACTCGTCCGCGTCGGAAGTTCTCTGGACGGACGGGCATGAGTCCCCAGGTGATGCCGACGAAGGCGAAGAGCACCCACGCAAACGGCGGAATGTGGACGGCGGGATTGAGCGTGAGATGCCCGCTTCGGCGCGGCGTCGGATCGCCCTCGCGCTCTGCGGCATAGCCATGTCCGAGTTCATGGAGCACGATCGACACCACGACCCAGACAATCCACGCGATCAGGAGCACGGGGTCGGCGGCCCAGTAGCGATGCACCCACCAGTCGGTCATGGGACCTCCACCATCGCGCCCGCGCGGAGCAGTTTCCACGCTTGGGTTGTGTAGGCCGCCATGGCTTCGTGCTCGAGCAGTCGTTCATCGCCTGCGGCACCGCCGGGACCTCCCGCGCCATGGATCGCCTCGTGCATGCCCTTGCGGGGGTCGAGATCCACGATCGGCCAATCGCTGCCGAAGCCGAGCATTGCGCCGGCATCCCAGGCTTGGCGGAAGGGGAAGAAGCGCTCGAGACGCCCGGCGCCGAGGCGCGCCATGACCGAGTGTCGATCGAAGGTGCGATGATGGGGCTGCATGCTGACCAGACGCCCGCGCAGGCGCGGAAGATCGGCCGGGTGAATCGTCTGCGCGTGCTCGAATCGGGCGATGCGCTCGGGATCGATCGGCTCGACTGCATCGAGCGCGACGCGCAGCGCCTCGTCGCCGATCGCGTGCATGGAGGGCGAGAATCCCGCGTCGATCACGGTCTTCGCCCACTCGCGGAGCGTGCCGCGGGCCGCCTCTTCCATGAGCATGCCTCGCTCGCCGGGCTGATC
This region of Phycisphaeraceae bacterium genomic DNA includes:
- a CDS encoding site-2 protease family protein codes for the protein MTDWWVHRYWAADPVLLIAWIVWVVVSIVLHELGHGYAAEREGDPTPRRSGHLTLNPAVHIPPFAWVLFAFVGITWGLMPVRPENFRRGRVSEAIVAVAGPLVNIGLALALILLTALWMRFGTGSPQTLAGVYTFLIVGASLNITLALFNMLPLPPLDGSRILGALVPPLEKWLLEPRVQTGAFAVLIIMAMLGLFSGIISLGLNLAQRASMLVAGWLL